One window of Leptospiraceae bacterium genomic DNA carries:
- a CDS encoding tetratricopeptide repeat protein, with the protein MNLSELQSIPIHRHVSSLLFIAIIVISTSGILGQEEKPKVCQPLAGETESFTPAFLLSLGIKYQVQANHMNTRNVNQIISLHRKAIQYFQFYIACSKENNLPISSSTYYLKANSHFEIKEWAESMNDVESSLALANNQYKEALILKARLLIKQNKFKQAADLLESVISFYSEDSDLLYFLGSLNAEIENYPKAILYFTSLYNSIQRKDGDAKYRNYTLKYLGDIYAKKGDSIKAIYYYKLYLKYREHDPEIFFTLAQILITIGDFNESRAYLNKILKVNPDSKPVIQLLAEIHFIENKMFSLSYFEKLNKEGKFKEESLLGSINKVLVGKHKEAEEYFVTMSAKNPNRLSLRIALIIIYSKLKKTAELASELKATSEIAYSYKQYNLAIELSLQLLELSLTNPELKIRPVLIYDFLATCYEDSGAPFLGIHYLRKGLDISEDDSEKINLSLHMANIYRHNKVKRFEESNKILQPLVKSGNPNVFFVMGMNYFSLDQYKESIASITNAIQIDPQNPNFYFFRASAYEKNKQLKETIQDLKKSIELDDKNAATYNYLGYLYTENNMELTEALSFIKKAVELEPDNGAFQDSLGWILFKMEKLKESLHHLNLAVQIMLDKKEDDPVVYDHLGDLFYKLNDMDNANENWKKSVEMQNSPTEKEKILQKIKKLGISKS; encoded by the coding sequence ATGAATTTATCCGAGCTACAGTCAATTCCAATTCACAGACACGTCTCATCTCTTCTTTTTATTGCAATTATCGTCATTTCAACCTCTGGAATTTTGGGACAGGAAGAAAAGCCTAAAGTTTGCCAACCGCTCGCCGGTGAGACGGAAAGTTTTACGCCTGCGTTCTTGCTTTCTCTCGGAATAAAATACCAGGTGCAGGCAAATCATATGAATACCCGAAATGTGAATCAAATTATCAGCTTGCACCGAAAAGCAATTCAATACTTTCAATTCTATATAGCTTGCTCGAAGGAAAATAATCTTCCTATTAGCAGTTCTACTTATTATCTAAAAGCAAACAGTCATTTTGAAATCAAAGAATGGGCTGAGAGCATGAATGATGTAGAATCCTCATTAGCTCTCGCGAACAATCAATACAAAGAAGCACTTATTTTAAAAGCAAGACTCTTAATTAAGCAAAATAAATTTAAACAAGCAGCAGATCTTTTGGAGAGTGTAATATCATTTTACTCCGAAGATTCTGATTTACTTTATTTTCTTGGATCTCTCAATGCGGAAATTGAGAATTATCCGAAAGCAATTCTATATTTTACTTCTCTTTATAATTCGATCCAGAGAAAAGATGGAGATGCGAAGTATAGGAATTATACGCTCAAATACTTAGGCGATATCTATGCGAAGAAAGGCGATTCTATTAAAGCGATATATTATTATAAGCTTTATCTAAAGTATCGCGAACATGATCCTGAAATATTTTTTACGCTCGCTCAGATTTTAATTACGATAGGCGATTTCAATGAGTCGCGAGCTTACTTAAATAAAATTCTAAAAGTAAATCCTGACTCCAAGCCTGTGATTCAACTCTTAGCAGAAATTCATTTCATTGAAAATAAAATGTTCTCTCTTAGTTATTTTGAAAAATTAAACAAAGAAGGAAAGTTCAAAGAAGAAAGTTTACTTGGCTCGATTAACAAGGTGTTAGTCGGTAAGCACAAAGAAGCAGAAGAATACTTTGTCACCATGTCAGCTAAAAATCCAAATCGTCTGTCTTTACGAATTGCGCTCATTATTATTTATTCCAAGCTTAAAAAAACAGCAGAGCTTGCGAGCGAGCTAAAGGCAACTTCTGAAATTGCGTATTCTTATAAACAATACAATCTTGCAATAGAGCTATCCTTGCAACTTCTTGAATTGTCTTTGACTAACCCTGAATTAAAAATTCGCCCTGTGTTAATCTATGATTTTTTAGCTACTTGCTATGAAGATAGTGGGGCTCCTTTTCTTGGAATTCATTATTTAAGAAAAGGTCTTGATATTTCAGAAGATGATTCTGAAAAAATAAATTTATCTCTACATATGGCAAATATCTACCGGCATAATAAAGTTAAACGCTTTGAAGAATCCAATAAGATTTTGCAGCCTTTGGTCAAAAGTGGAAATCCAAATGTATTTTTCGTAATGGGAATGAATTATTTTTCTCTCGATCAATACAAAGAAAGCATTGCTTCTATTACAAATGCAATCCAAATTGATCCACAAAATCCAAACTTTTATTTTTTCAGAGCGTCTGCTTATGAAAAGAATAAACAGTTAAAAGAAACGATTCAAGATTTAAAAAAATCAATTGAACTAGATGATAAGAATGCGGCTACTTACAATTATCTTGGCTACTTATATACTGAGAATAATATGGAGTTGACGGAAGCGCTTTCTTTCATTAAAAAAGCAGTCGAGCTAGAGCCTGACAATGGAGCCTTTCAAGATAGCCTTGGATGGATTTTATTTAAAATGGAAAAACTAAAAGAGTCCCTTCATCATTTGAATCTAGCCGTTCAAATCATGTTAGATAAAAAAGAAGATGACCCTGTTGTTTACGATCATTTAGGAGATTTATTTTATAAACTAAATGATATGGACAATGCAAATGAAAATTGGAAAAAATCTGTTGAGATGCAAAATAGCCCAACAGAAAAAGAAAAGATACTACAAAAAATTAAAAAATTAGGAATTAGTAAATCATAA
- a CDS encoding DUF86 domain-containing protein, translated as MLEIIGEACGSLSDECKEKYSSVEWQAWKDMRNILIHQYFGVDYKRVYLVVKNEIPDLMNEVSQILKE; from the coding sequence TTGCTAGAAATTATTGGAGAGGCTTGTGGCAGTTTATCCGATGAGTGCAAAGAAAAATATTCTTCTGTTGAGTGGCAGGCTTGGAAAGACATGAGAAATATTCTAATCCATCAATACTTCGGTGTGGATTACAAAAGAGTTTATTTAGTAGTTAAAAATGAAATCCCTGATTTAATGAATGAAGTAAGTCAA
- a CDS encoding DUF3089 domain-containing protein — MKFSILFLIVISSCAFLLKPEKTLEQNANLLLPDYSEMNYWAAHPEKKDLADLVPENSGFTDKQALARADVFFIHPTTLIKGVYWNGDLTDEALNKRTDEGTMKMQASVFNDCCRVYAPRYRQAAIFAFLKETDEGKQALAFAYEDVKNAFEYYYHNFNKGRPWILASHSQGTHHAKRLLSEVIAKSDMGKTMVAAYTLGWPYPASDSGLPVCKSATQTGCLISWNTYVWDKTPSRLKELYDNGFCVNPLSWSEDNVYMPKESNPGSMPKTFDRILPGIADAKCENGILWTHKVAEDGFPTLELGKNYHLMDFHLFYKSIRENASLRVKSFLEK, encoded by the coding sequence ATGAAATTTTCAATTCTATTTCTAATTGTAATTTCTAGTTGTGCTTTTCTTTTAAAACCAGAAAAGACCCTAGAGCAAAATGCTAATTTGCTATTGCCAGATTATTCTGAAATGAATTATTGGGCAGCTCATCCTGAAAAAAAAGACCTCGCTGATCTGGTTCCTGAAAATTCAGGTTTTACCGATAAACAGGCATTAGCCCGTGCCGATGTTTTTTTTATTCACCCTACCACTCTTATTAAAGGAGTATACTGGAATGGGGATTTAACGGATGAAGCTTTAAACAAGCGAACCGACGAAGGCACGATGAAGATGCAAGCGAGTGTGTTCAATGATTGCTGTCGTGTGTATGCGCCTCGCTATAGACAAGCAGCGATTTTCGCTTTTTTAAAAGAAACTGATGAAGGAAAACAAGCATTAGCCTTTGCCTATGAAGATGTAAAGAACGCTTTCGAATACTACTATCATAATTTTAACAAGGGTCGTCCATGGATTCTGGCTTCTCATAGCCAGGGAACTCATCACGCAAAGAGACTTCTTTCTGAAGTAATTGCGAAGTCAGATATGGGCAAAACGATGGTAGCCGCTTATACGCTTGGCTGGCCTTATCCCGCTAGTGATTCTGGATTGCCAGTTTGCAAATCCGCAACTCAAACGGGTTGCTTGATTAGCTGGAATACCTATGTCTGGGATAAAACACCAAGTCGGCTAAAAGAACTCTATGATAACGGTTTCTGTGTTAATCCGCTGAGTTGGTCTGAGGATAATGTCTATATGCCGAAAGAATCAAACCCGGGGAGTATGCCTAAAACCTTCGATAGAATTCTTCCCGGAATTGCAGATGCAAAATGTGAGAATGGAATTCTCTGGACGCACAAAGTTGCAGAAGATGGATTTCCAACTCTTGAGCTTGGAAAGAATTATCATTTAATGGATTTTCATCTTTTCTATAAGAGTATTCGAGAAAATGCTAGTCTTAGAGTCAAAAGTTTTCTAGAGAAATAA
- a CDS encoding aminotransferase class V-fold PLP-dependent enzyme has translation MNRIAYFDYNATHPPFTKLFLEAYTDYAVNFFNPSGATRFSLSRQSLLEGVRGYFGEITKKDKNQFVFCSTGTEANALLIASLVDYLKKFKQVYISPFEHSSFYGSLDYFQIPFDLIATDKTGKVDLNDLEAKMKQAPAPVFVIYAANETGVIQPMQEIYSIARQYEMPIFSDLMQAFGKIEIDFSILEGFTFSGHKIGAGMGASLAYAPAKYLKKDLGIFKGGNQENNHRAGTENSPAIQAFQTASKEQLATLEEKNKRLTLYKSKIEKVLSELEAEIIAPTSPRLPSTIFTLLPIDEIDFFMMGMEEANIVVSTGSSCKSRTRDPSFSLLRMGYSKEEALRAIRISSGYFTLDTEVERLLDCMSQTIQKLR, from the coding sequence GTGAATAGAATTGCCTACTTCGACTACAATGCGACTCACCCGCCATTTACAAAACTATTCTTAGAGGCATATACTGATTACGCGGTAAACTTTTTCAATCCCTCCGGTGCTACTCGTTTTTCCCTTTCCAGACAATCTTTACTAGAAGGGGTGCGCGGTTATTTTGGAGAAATTACGAAGAAGGACAAGAACCAATTTGTATTCTGCTCAACGGGAACAGAGGCTAACGCTTTATTAATCGCAAGTCTAGTCGATTACTTAAAGAAATTTAAACAAGTCTATATTTCTCCATTCGAGCATTCTTCTTTTTACGGCTCCCTTGATTACTTCCAAATTCCATTTGATCTGATAGCAACGGATAAGACCGGTAAAGTTGATTTGAATGACCTGGAAGCCAAAATGAAACAAGCTCCTGCTCCTGTGTTTGTAATCTATGCAGCAAACGAGACGGGAGTCATTCAGCCTATGCAGGAGATTTATTCGATTGCCCGCCAATACGAAATGCCAATCTTTTCGGACTTAATGCAAGCGTTTGGAAAAATTGAAATTGATTTTTCAATTCTGGAAGGATTTACATTTAGTGGTCATAAGATTGGAGCGGGAATGGGGGCAAGTCTTGCGTATGCTCCCGCGAAGTATTTAAAAAAAGATCTTGGAATTTTTAAAGGTGGAAACCAGGAAAATAACCATCGTGCAGGAACAGAAAATAGCCCTGCAATTCAAGCATTTCAAACTGCCAGCAAAGAGCAATTAGCCACTCTCGAAGAAAAAAATAAGAGACTTACTTTATATAAATCCAAAATCGAAAAAGTTCTGAGTGAATTGGAAGCAGAGATCATCGCCCCCACTTCACCTAGACTTCCTTCTACCATATTCACCCTACTCCCCATTGATGAAATTGATTTTTTTATGATGGGAATGGAAGAGGCAAATATCGTAGTATCCACTGGTTCATCTTGCAAGTCTCGTACACGCGATCCCAGTTTTTCTCTCTTGCGAATGGGTTATTCCAAAGAAGAAGCATTACGAGCCATCCGTATTTCAAGCGGCTACTTTACATTAGACACAGAAGTGGAACGGCTACTGGACTGTATGTCACAAACAATCCAGAAGCTGAGATAG
- a CDS encoding nucleotidyltransferase domain-containing protein has translation MKTEEIITVVNSFFKQTEATRVYLFGSRAREEEKENSDVDLLVYFPDHINLLKIAKYKGLLEKKVNQRIDLLTPDSISDRILPYIQKDMRLIYER, from the coding sequence ATGAAAACAGAGGAAATTATCACAGTCGTTAATAGTTTCTTTAAGCAGACAGAGGCTACTAGGGTGTATCTCTTTGGTTCCCGAGCTAGAGAAGAGGAAAAGGAAAACAGTGATGTAGATTTACTTGTTTATTTTCCAGATCATATTAACCTTTTAAAAATTGCAAAGTATAAGGGACTGCTCGAAAAAAAAGTTAATCAACGAATTGATTTATTGACTCCTGATTCTATTTCAGATCGAATCCTCCCTTATATTCAAAAAGATATGAGGCTAATTTATGAACGATAA